One genomic segment of Chitinophaga sancti includes these proteins:
- a CDS encoding VOC family protein, with protein sequence MRQKLTLVTLGVRDLQKSISFFEDGLGWKRSSASQDGVAFFQLNGMVLSLFGRKELAADANVPEEGNGFPAFSLALNAKDRAEVDSVLEQAAKAGAEIVKPAEEVFWGGYSGYFRDQDGFLFEVAHNPFWELDEKDNIILP encoded by the coding sequence ATGCGTCAAAAACTAACACTGGTAACCCTGGGTGTAAGAGACCTGCAAAAATCTATTTCCTTTTTTGAAGACGGACTTGGCTGGAAGCGATCCTCCGCCAGCCAGGATGGTGTTGCCTTTTTCCAGTTAAATGGAATGGTCTTATCACTCTTTGGCCGAAAAGAACTGGCTGCAGATGCCAATGTACCCGAAGAAGGCAATGGATTTCCTGCATTTTCACTGGCACTCAATGCAAAAGACAGGGCAGAGGTTGATAGCGTACTGGAACAGGCAGCCAAAGCCGGAGCAGAGATCGTAAAGCCTGCTGAAGAAGTATTCTGGGGTGGATATAGCGGCTATTTCAGAGACCAGGACGGGTTCCTTTTTGAAGTAGCACATAATCCTTTCTGGGAGCTGGATGAAAAAGACAATATCATCCTGCCCTAA
- a CDS encoding META domain-containing protein, with protein MISKITLGLVVLMACTSLKKIPDLGGHRWGLVQMQNEKPDSSPVYIQFDTFTHRFSGNAGCNKMSGNYSVTGKALTFEEVISTRMACVDTKANERESQLLRLLNNHTYAYDINGATLQLKDSGKVILTFRGF; from the coding sequence ATGATAAGCAAAATAACCCTGGGGCTGGTCGTTCTCATGGCTTGTACCTCACTCAAAAAGATACCGGATCTGGGAGGCCACCGTTGGGGCCTTGTACAAATGCAAAATGAAAAACCGGATTCATCGCCGGTCTATATACAGTTTGATACCTTTACACACCGTTTTAGTGGTAATGCAGGTTGTAATAAGATGTCGGGTAATTATTCTGTTACGGGCAAGGCATTGACATTTGAGGAAGTCATCAGTACCCGTATGGCTTGTGTGGATACCAAAGCGAACGAAAGGGAAAGTCAGTTGCTTCGATTACTGAACAACCACACATATGCATATGATATAAACGGAGCGACCCTGCAACTGAAAGACAGTGGCAAGGTCATTCTGACGTTTAGAGGCTTTTAG
- a CDS encoding alpha/beta hydrolase yields the protein MLIRSILTAFLLNALPALAQAQDIPAMDAELTTFQYPYPVHTIQLQIQGQRLHMAYMDLQPAKPNGKTIILLHGKNFPAAYWDSTAAKLGENGYRVIMPDQVGFGKSSKPEHLQYSFQLLAQNTKALLDSLHISNVAVLGHSMGGMLATRFTLMYPDVVERLILEDPIGLEDWKIKVPYQSIDKWYQGELAQDYGKIKKYQLDGYYGGQWKPAYDKWAIVLAGWAKGPDAKLVAWNNALTYDMIFTQPVYYEFENIKPPTLLIIGLKDRTALGKANASEEVRKTLGNYPVLGPQISKRIPNCKMVTIPDVGHLPHIQAFPQFIQPVLAFLSGS from the coding sequence ATGCTCATCAGATCAATTTTAACGGCTTTTTTATTAAACGCCTTGCCAGCGCTCGCCCAGGCACAGGACATACCCGCCATGGACGCGGAACTCACCACTTTTCAGTACCCCTATCCGGTACATACTATTCAACTACAAATTCAGGGCCAGCGGTTACACATGGCCTATATGGATCTACAACCCGCCAAACCCAATGGCAAAACTATAATACTCCTGCACGGCAAAAACTTCCCGGCAGCATACTGGGACAGTACTGCTGCCAAACTGGGCGAAAATGGCTATAGAGTCATTATGCCTGACCAGGTTGGGTTTGGTAAATCGTCAAAACCAGAACATCTGCAATACAGCTTCCAGCTGCTGGCACAGAACACCAAAGCCCTGCTGGATAGCCTGCACATCTCCAATGTTGCCGTACTTGGCCACTCTATGGGGGGTATGCTGGCGACCCGCTTTACTTTAATGTACCCGGATGTGGTGGAAAGACTGATCCTGGAAGACCCCATCGGGCTGGAAGACTGGAAAATAAAGGTGCCCTACCAGTCCATAGATAAATGGTATCAGGGAGAACTGGCCCAGGACTATGGGAAAATAAAAAAATATCAGCTGGATGGCTACTACGGCGGTCAATGGAAACCTGCCTATGATAAATGGGCGATTGTACTGGCTGGCTGGGCCAAAGGTCCCGATGCTAAACTAGTAGCGTGGAACAATGCCCTCACCTACGACATGATATTTACCCAACCGGTATATTATGAATTTGAAAATATCAAGCCCCCTACCCTGCTCATCATTGGACTGAAAGATCGTACGGCGCTTGGTAAAGCCAACGCATCTGAAGAAGTGAGAAAGACATTGGGCAACTACCCGGTATTAGGTCCCCAGATCAGTAAAAGAATTCCGAACTGTAAAATGGTCACGATCCCTGATGTAGGCCACCTGCCTCACATCCAGGCTTTCCCGCAGTTTATTCAACCGGTGCTGGCTTTTTTATCAGGTTCATGA
- a CDS encoding ribonuclease HII — protein MLRSYHQKEIAFEAGCDEAGRGCLAGPVFAAAVILPVKFRHKLLNDSKQLKVADREYLRGVIEEKALFYSVASVDNEEIDKINILQASFRAMHLALEKLQQQPGYILVDGNRFKPYGNVPHACIIKGDGIYASIAAASILAKTYRDEYMMKLHEQFPHFGWLENKGYPTIQHRNAIREHGDTPFHRKSFRLLPDEQLSLDFGG, from the coding sequence TTGTTACGTTCATACCATCAGAAAGAAATAGCATTTGAAGCCGGCTGTGACGAAGCTGGCAGAGGGTGTCTGGCAGGGCCGGTTTTTGCGGCGGCAGTCATTCTGCCAGTAAAATTCCGCCACAAACTGCTCAACGATTCCAAACAGCTGAAAGTTGCTGACAGAGAATACCTGCGCGGGGTAATCGAGGAAAAGGCACTCTTCTATTCGGTAGCAAGCGTAGATAATGAGGAGATTGACAAAATCAACATATTACAGGCTTCATTCAGGGCCATGCACTTAGCATTGGAAAAGTTGCAGCAACAACCCGGATACATCCTGGTAGATGGCAACCGTTTCAAACCCTATGGAAATGTCCCCCATGCCTGCATTATCAAAGGAGATGGTATTTATGCTTCAATAGCAGCAGCATCTATATTGGCCAAGACTTACAGGGATGAATATATGATGAAGCTGCACGAACAGTTTCCACATTTCGGCTGGCTTGAAAACAAAGGTTATCCTACAATTCAGCACCGGAATGCCATCAGAGAACATGGAGATACTCCCTTTCACAGAAAGTCTTTCCGGTTACTACCGGATGAACAGCTTTCGCTGGACTTTGGAGGGTGA
- a CDS encoding S46 family peptidase → MKKKVLLLLLLLAVKFAKADEGMWLPYLLGQQVYNDMVQKGLKLTKEQLYSINKASVKDAIIIFGGGCTGEIVSNQGLIFTNHHCGYDAIATASTVEHNYLKNGFYAQTKIQEIPANGLTVQFLVRVDDVTKKMEDALQGLTGQDRMKKQQTAIGEIVTEATNGTGYEAKVLPLFKGNQFLLFVYERYKDIRLVGAPPESIGKFGGDTDNWEWPRHTGDFSVFRVYANKDGKPADYAADNVPLKPKYFLPVSIKGIKENDYAMIFGYPGGTNRYESSEGVKLKIDVENPSIVNLRAVRLKYMFDQMKKDPAIKLKLASYYAGVANYWKFYDGETKQLLKYKVEEQKQKQESAFVKWAQGKPEFEQIFAGYAQTYKEWTPYAKHRIYINEGIMGSPLAGFAASLQALEKAMVQSGTSADILAKSIQAADKAHTAFLEEEDKTSDQKILAATCRMFYTDIPAAQHPIGFFDAIKAKFGSLDEDNTYRLWAAALMSSSMIMNDTRWKAFIEHPDAVTLQQDPAFAYSSAFIKNWSSKYLPLYNQFVTKINDLGRAYLKGLMQMEPNKKWYPDANFSMRLTYGQVKPYTPRDAVSYDYVCTMKGVLEKYKPGDYEFDLPANYVDLYNKKDFGQYKDARKNDIVTCFITTNDITGGNSGSPVLNGNGELIGLAFDGNYEALSHKIQFDPVYNRTICVDIRYVLWCIDKLGGAPNIVSELKLVKQ, encoded by the coding sequence ATGAAGAAAAAAGTTCTGCTGCTTTTGCTGTTATTGGCAGTTAAATTTGCCAAAGCAGACGAAGGTATGTGGCTTCCTTACTTATTAGGACAGCAAGTGTACAATGATATGGTCCAGAAAGGACTGAAACTTACCAAAGAACAGTTATACAGCATCAATAAGGCATCTGTAAAAGATGCAATTATCATCTTCGGCGGCGGCTGTACCGGCGAAATCGTGAGCAATCAGGGCCTCATTTTCACCAACCACCACTGCGGATACGATGCAATTGCTACCGCCAGCACCGTGGAACACAACTACCTGAAAAACGGATTCTACGCCCAGACCAAAATACAGGAAATCCCTGCTAATGGCCTGACCGTACAATTCCTGGTACGTGTTGATGATGTGACTAAGAAAATGGAAGACGCTCTCCAGGGACTCACTGGCCAGGACAGAATGAAGAAACAGCAAACCGCCATCGGCGAAATCGTGACCGAAGCTACCAATGGTACCGGCTACGAAGCTAAAGTACTCCCCCTATTCAAAGGCAATCAATTCCTCCTCTTCGTATACGAACGCTATAAAGATATCCGCCTCGTAGGCGCTCCTCCTGAAAGCATCGGGAAATTTGGTGGCGACACTGACAACTGGGAATGGCCACGCCACACCGGCGACTTCTCCGTATTCCGTGTATATGCCAACAAAGATGGTAAACCAGCCGATTACGCTGCTGACAACGTACCATTGAAACCAAAATACTTCCTCCCTGTATCCATCAAGGGTATCAAGGAAAACGATTATGCCATGATCTTTGGCTACCCTGGTGGTACCAATAGGTATGAAAGCTCCGAAGGCGTGAAACTGAAAATCGACGTAGAAAATCCTTCAATCGTAAACCTTCGCGCAGTACGCCTGAAATACATGTTTGACCAGATGAAAAAAGATCCGGCTATCAAACTGAAACTGGCATCTTATTATGCCGGCGTGGCTAACTACTGGAAGTTTTACGACGGTGAAACCAAACAACTCCTCAAATACAAAGTAGAGGAACAAAAACAAAAACAGGAAAGCGCTTTTGTAAAATGGGCACAGGGCAAACCTGAGTTTGAGCAGATCTTTGCCGGTTATGCCCAGACTTACAAAGAATGGACTCCATATGCAAAACACCGCATTTACATCAATGAAGGTATCATGGGTTCTCCTTTGGCAGGTTTTGCCGCCAGCCTCCAGGCCCTGGAAAAAGCAATGGTACAGTCAGGCACCAGCGCCGATATACTTGCCAAAAGTATTCAGGCTGCTGACAAAGCACACACTGCTTTCCTGGAAGAAGAAGATAAAACCAGCGATCAGAAAATACTGGCAGCCACCTGCCGCATGTTCTATACCGACATTCCTGCTGCGCAGCATCCTATCGGGTTCTTCGATGCTATAAAAGCGAAATTTGGTAGCCTCGACGAAGACAATACCTACCGTCTCTGGGCGGCAGCATTGATGTCTAGCAGCATGATCATGAACGACACCCGCTGGAAAGCTTTCATCGAGCACCCTGATGCAGTGACCCTCCAACAGGATCCGGCATTTGCATATTCCAGCGCGTTCATTAAGAATTGGAGCAGCAAGTACCTGCCTCTATACAACCAGTTCGTTACCAAGATTAATGACCTGGGCAGAGCTTACCTGAAAGGCCTGATGCAGATGGAACCAAACAAGAAATGGTATCCTGATGCAAACTTCTCTATGCGTCTTACTTACGGACAGGTAAAACCATATACACCACGCGATGCTGTATCTTACGATTATGTATGTACCATGAAGGGGGTGCTGGAAAAATACAAACCAGGAGATTATGAGTTTGACCTGCCGGCTAATTATGTAGACCTGTATAACAAGAAAGATTTTGGTCAATATAAAGATGCACGCAAAAATGATATCGTGACCTGTTTCATTACCACCAATGACATCACCGGCGGTAACTCCGGTTCTCCTGTGCTGAATGGCAATGGTGAACTGATCGGGTTAGCATTTGATGGTAACTATGAAGCACTGAGCCACAAGATTCAGTTTGATCCTGTGTATAACCGTACGATCTGTGTAGATATACGCTACGTGCTCTGGTGTATAGACAAACTGGGCGGCGCACCGAATATAGTAAGTGAGCTGAAGCTCGTGAAACAATAA
- a CDS encoding patatin-like phospholipase family protein, whose translation MKVKYLPVKFFYSFPIQLLLLHFRKYQVLLIFWAILFSTINGGFAKVFGGDALYLAPEYMGQVNFYSTTILGLATGLFTMSWNITTFILHTGRFKFLATTAQPFFKYCLNNFIVPVAFIINLLIRSWEYQRYQQLSSVADIMLLTEGFICGYLFVIFFSFFYFFNADKNIGRRLEKKFGTPRNFLKLVLKPTQEKDENALPVTNYFNSPWRIRRARNVDHYNKHYLDSILKQHHYAAMITVVCALFFLVMLAYMMEYPFFRIPAGASVMIFFAFLIGIAGAYAYLLQSWAIPLALVLMVGMNWMVEHDLLDNRNKAYGLNYKQHDQRPEYSTVALQKFFSDQRMADDKKQTLQILKAWRAQFPANQRPKLIVLNFSGGGLRAATWSMNVLQRLDSIMGGQLMNQTVLMTGASGGMIGATYFRELYLERENGRSLNLYDSSFTERTSRDLLNSIFTAMSVNDFITPWRSFKIGDNRYAKDRGYAFEMQLNVNTDYVLSKTIGEYKQPELEGKIPMLIWNSTINADGRRLIISPQPVSYLCAPAYPKGKQAWQDVDGVDFAQYFVKQNPMQLRVTSAIRMCATFPYVLPNVFLPSDPIVDVMDAGIRDNFGQDVSMRYLYTFREWINENTSGVIFVQIRDTRKNDIRPIRKTKVLTDLMFDPLFTMQQHWSSMQDFGQDDKLSYLEGYFPVGFHRIILQYVPQKEDKAAALSFHLTSREKIDIAGALDNPTNQASFDSIMNLIKKPAPVE comes from the coding sequence ATGAAAGTGAAATATCTGCCGGTCAAATTTTTCTATTCTTTCCCGATCCAACTATTATTGCTCCACTTCCGGAAGTACCAGGTACTGCTCATATTCTGGGCAATCTTGTTCAGTACCATCAATGGTGGCTTCGCAAAGGTTTTTGGCGGTGATGCACTTTATCTCGCACCTGAATATATGGGACAGGTGAACTTCTATAGCACCACGATACTGGGGCTGGCCACCGGCTTGTTTACAATGAGCTGGAACATCACTACTTTCATTCTGCACACCGGCCGTTTTAAATTTCTGGCTACTACTGCTCAGCCATTCTTTAAATATTGTCTCAACAACTTCATCGTTCCTGTTGCATTTATCATCAATCTGCTGATACGCTCGTGGGAGTACCAGCGTTATCAACAACTCAGCAGCGTAGCGGATATCATGCTGTTGACAGAAGGCTTCATCTGTGGATATCTCTTCGTTATCTTTTTCTCTTTCTTCTACTTTTTCAACGCTGACAAAAACATTGGCCGCAGGCTGGAAAAGAAATTCGGAACACCCCGCAACTTCCTTAAACTGGTACTGAAACCTACCCAGGAAAAAGACGAAAACGCGCTCCCCGTTACCAACTACTTTAATTCCCCCTGGCGAATTCGTCGTGCCAGGAATGTAGATCACTATAACAAGCATTACCTTGACAGCATTCTCAAACAGCATCACTATGCCGCGATGATCACTGTGGTCTGCGCCCTCTTCTTTCTGGTAATGCTGGCTTACATGATGGAATATCCATTCTTCCGGATACCCGCTGGTGCGAGTGTAATGATCTTCTTTGCTTTCCTCATCGGCATCGCAGGGGCATATGCGTACCTGTTACAGAGTTGGGCAATTCCATTGGCACTGGTACTGATGGTTGGCATGAACTGGATGGTAGAACATGACCTGCTGGATAACCGTAATAAAGCATACGGATTGAACTACAAGCAGCATGATCAGCGACCTGAATATAGTACCGTTGCGTTGCAGAAATTCTTTTCTGATCAGCGCATGGCAGATGACAAAAAACAAACCTTACAAATACTAAAAGCGTGGCGAGCACAGTTCCCCGCGAACCAGCGCCCCAAGCTGATCGTACTAAACTTCAGCGGAGGTGGATTGCGTGCTGCTACCTGGAGTATGAATGTATTGCAACGACTGGATTCCATCATGGGTGGGCAGCTCATGAACCAGACGGTATTGATGACAGGCGCTTCGGGCGGTATGATCGGTGCGACTTACTTCAGGGAATTGTACCTGGAAAGAGAGAATGGCAGAAGTCTGAATCTATACGACAGTAGCTTTACAGAACGCACCAGCCGCGATCTGCTCAACTCTATATTCACGGCCATGTCTGTGAATGATTTTATTACTCCGTGGCGCAGTTTTAAGATTGGCGATAACCGCTATGCAAAGGATAGGGGATATGCATTTGAAATGCAGCTGAATGTGAATACTGATTATGTGCTTTCCAAAACAATCGGGGAATATAAACAGCCGGAACTGGAAGGGAAAATTCCCATGCTGATCTGGAACTCTACCATCAATGCAGACGGCAGAAGATTGATCATCTCTCCACAGCCGGTGAGTTACCTCTGTGCACCCGCATATCCAAAAGGGAAACAAGCCTGGCAGGATGTGGATGGAGTAGACTTTGCACAGTATTTTGTAAAGCAGAATCCCATGCAGTTAAGAGTGACGAGCGCTATCAGGATGTGTGCTACATTCCCTTATGTATTACCCAATGTATTTCTACCCAGCGACCCAATTGTAGATGTGATGGATGCAGGTATCAGGGATAATTTCGGGCAGGATGTATCGATGCGTTACCTGTATACATTCAGGGAATGGATCAATGAGAATACCAGTGGGGTTATATTTGTACAGATCAGAGATACGCGTAAGAACGATATTCGTCCGATCCGGAAAACGAAGGTATTGACAGACCTGATGTTTGATCCATTATTCACCATGCAGCAGCATTGGAGCTCGATGCAGGACTTTGGGCAGGATGATAAACTGAGTTACCTGGAAGGTTATTTCCCTGTAGGATTTCACAGGATTATCCTGCAATATGTACCCCAAAAAGAAGATAAGGCGGCAGCCCTGAGCTTCCACCTTACCTCCCGTGAAAAAATTGATATTGCCGGGGCATTGGATAATCCTACCAATCAGGCTTCATTTGATAGTATCATGAACCTGATAAAAAAGCCAGCACCGGTTGAATAA
- the typA gene encoding translational GTPase TypA — protein sequence MNIRNIAIIAHVDHGKTTLVDKILHSTNVFRANQETGELIMDNNDLERERGITILSKNVSVEYKGVKINVIDTPGHADFGGEVERVLRMADGVILLVDAFEGPMPQTRFVLQKALQLNLKPIVVINKVDKANCRPDEVHDSVFELFFNLDATEEQLNFPTYYGSGKNGWFNDSITPSEDITPLMDGILTHVPEPNIAEGTLQLQITSLDYSTFLGRIAVGRVARGSIKENQPISLVQTDGTIKKSRVRELYIFEALGKKKVTEVAAGDICAVVGLEEFGIGDTIADFENPEALPVISVDEPTMNMLFSINNSPFFGKDGKFVTSRHLRDRLVKETEKNLALRVVDTDSADSFLVYGRGILHLGVLIETMRREGFELTVGQPQVILKQVDGKKCEPYENLVVDVPQDFASKVIDLVTRRKGEMLIMETKGDMQHLEFEIPSRGLIGLRTQMLTATAGEAVMAHRFIDYKPWKGPIPGRSNGVLIAKEAGSTTGYSLDKLQDRGFFFVDPGEDVYRGMIIGENNKPGDLVVNPNEGKKLTNMRASGTDGATNIAPKTLMTLEECMEYIQQDECIEVTPNHIRMRKTILDEEERKRFQKTMKADGVA from the coding sequence ATGAATATCCGTAACATAGCAATTATTGCGCACGTAGACCACGGTAAAACGACCCTGGTTGATAAGATCCTCCATTCAACCAACGTTTTCAGGGCTAACCAGGAAACAGGTGAATTGATCATGGATAACAACGACCTGGAAAGGGAGCGTGGTATCACCATCTTAAGTAAAAACGTTTCCGTTGAGTACAAAGGGGTGAAGATCAACGTGATCGATACTCCAGGCCACGCCGACTTTGGTGGTGAGGTTGAGAGAGTATTGAGAATGGCTGATGGTGTGATCCTGCTGGTGGATGCCTTTGAAGGCCCAATGCCACAGACACGCTTCGTGCTGCAAAAAGCGCTGCAGCTTAACCTGAAACCTATCGTTGTTATTAACAAGGTAGACAAGGCAAACTGCCGTCCTGATGAAGTACATGACTCTGTATTTGAGTTGTTCTTCAACCTGGATGCAACGGAAGAGCAGCTGAACTTCCCAACCTATTATGGTTCAGGTAAGAATGGCTGGTTCAACGATTCAATCACTCCTAGCGAAGATATCACGCCACTGATGGATGGTATCCTGACACATGTGCCAGAACCTAACATCGCTGAGGGAACTTTGCAGCTGCAGATCACCTCTCTGGATTACTCTACATTCCTGGGCCGTATCGCTGTAGGAAGGGTAGCGCGTGGTTCCATCAAAGAAAACCAGCCAATTTCCCTGGTTCAGACTGATGGTACTATCAAGAAGTCCCGTGTTCGCGAACTGTATATCTTCGAAGCGCTGGGTAAAAAGAAAGTAACCGAAGTAGCGGCAGGTGATATCTGTGCGGTAGTAGGTCTGGAAGAATTCGGTATTGGTGATACTATCGCTGATTTCGAAAATCCGGAAGCATTGCCGGTTATCAGCGTGGATGAGCCGACTATGAACATGTTGTTCAGCATCAACAACTCTCCATTCTTCGGTAAAGATGGTAAGTTCGTAACTTCCCGTCACCTCCGTGACCGTCTGGTGAAAGAAACTGAAAAGAACCTCGCATTACGCGTAGTAGATACTGACAGTGCTGATAGCTTCCTGGTTTATGGCCGTGGTATCCTGCACTTAGGCGTACTGATCGAAACCATGCGTCGTGAAGGATTTGAGTTGACTGTAGGTCAGCCTCAGGTAATCCTGAAGCAAGTGGATGGTAAGAAATGTGAGCCATATGAAAACCTGGTTGTAGACGTACCTCAGGACTTCGCCAGTAAGGTGATTGACCTGGTTACCCGTCGTAAGGGTGAAATGCTGATCATGGAAACTAAAGGTGACATGCAGCACCTGGAATTCGAAATTCCTTCCCGTGGTCTGATCGGTCTGCGTACGCAGATGCTGACTGCTACTGCTGGTGAAGCTGTAATGGCACACCGTTTCATTGATTATAAACCATGGAAAGGTCCAATCCCTGGACGTAGCAACGGTGTTCTGATTGCTAAAGAAGCGGGTTCTACCACTGGGTATTCTCTTGATAAACTGCAGGACAGAGGTTTCTTCTTCGTAGATCCAGGAGAAGATGTGTACAGAGGTATGATCATCGGTGAAAACAACAAGCCTGGTGACCTGGTTGTGAATCCTAATGAAGGAAAGAAACTGACCAACATGCGTGCAAGTGGTACTGATGGTGCAACCAACATTGCTCCTAAGACGCTGATGACTCTGGAAGAATGTATGGAATACATTCAGCAGGATGAGTGTATCGAGGTAACTCCTAACCACATCCGTATGCGTAAAACCATCCTGGATGAGGAAGAAAGAAAGCGTTTCCAGAAGACCATGAAAGCTGATGGTGTAGCTTAA
- a CDS encoding helix-turn-helix domain-containing protein: MYAQYSPPALLAPYVDAYWIVTTYGPAVSRILPDLCADFIFNLDDGSVKAVGTMTTYHDTHILSAARLLGIRFKPAGMAAFAGLPMQLLTDQHIQGDNLSLPLVRQLQEAVMQDHNRLQAISHCLLKALPDQPTRMQAAISAIQSSHGNISPVTLAAQINMSPRNFERTFLQQVGTSAKTFSRIVRCLSAKDALKKQPASNLLSLALNYGYHDHAHLTREFRHITGEAPSEYLSFLYK, translated from the coding sequence GTGTATGCACAATATTCTCCTCCCGCTCTTTTAGCGCCTTATGTAGACGCATACTGGATCGTCACTACTTACGGTCCGGCCGTATCCCGCATACTCCCCGATCTCTGTGCTGATTTCATTTTTAACCTGGATGATGGTAGTGTCAAGGCCGTCGGGACCATGACCACTTATCACGATACCCATATATTATCAGCGGCGCGACTGTTAGGTATTCGCTTCAAACCAGCCGGCATGGCTGCTTTTGCAGGCCTCCCCATGCAGTTACTAACGGATCAGCATATTCAGGGCGATAACCTCTCGCTTCCTTTAGTCCGTCAATTGCAGGAAGCTGTAATGCAGGACCACAATCGGTTACAGGCTATTTCCCATTGTCTGTTAAAAGCATTGCCTGATCAACCCACACGTATGCAGGCAGCCATCAGTGCTATACAATCCAGTCATGGCAATATCTCTCCTGTTACACTAGCAGCGCAGATCAATATGAGCCCCCGCAATTTTGAACGTACTTTCCTGCAACAGGTTGGTACATCCGCCAAAACCTTTTCACGCATCGTGCGTTGTTTAAGTGCAAAAGATGCGTTGAAAAAACAACCTGCATCTAATTTACTGTCACTTGCACTCAATTACGGGTATCATGATCACGCCCACTTAACAAGGGAATTCAGGCATATTACCGGTGAAGCTCCCAGCGAATATTTGTCGTTTTTATACAAATAG
- the rpoN gene encoding RNA polymerase factor sigma-54, whose product MLKQTQQQKLLQKLSPQQIQLMKLLQVPTAVLEERIKEELEENPALEYGEEAHEEEFKDPQDEFSGNEEGEGDDEFEPDGSENEYDNIDISEYVSEGDDDIADYKLRDDNYPDQDENKTIPVRVETSFHEHLLEQLGMLELDERKNAIAEQIIGSIDDDGYLRREVSAIVDDLSFSQNVSTDEEEIRDLIKKIQDFDPPGICATDLKECLLLQLKRKPQDDEGVAGAYMILENYFDEFTKKHYEKIQKGLNMSDEGLKEAIGQIIRLTPKPGGNYATLNKAESYVVPDFFILNNNGKLELTLNSKNAPDLRISEGYRDMLKEYDRGDKKDKRQKEAVLFIKQKIDAAKWFIDAIKQRQHTLLSTMESIMGYQREFFLTGDETTMRPMILKDIADITQLDISTVSRVANSKYVQTEFGTFKLKFFFSESLSTDSGEEVSTREVKKILSDLIEGENKRKPLSDENLTKMLQDKGYNIARRTVAKYREQLNIPVARLRKEL is encoded by the coding sequence ATGTTAAAGCAGACACAACAGCAGAAGCTATTACAGAAATTGTCGCCTCAGCAGATTCAGCTTATGAAACTGTTGCAGGTCCCTACTGCCGTACTTGAAGAAAGAATCAAGGAGGAGCTGGAGGAGAACCCTGCTCTTGAATATGGAGAAGAGGCACATGAAGAGGAATTTAAGGATCCGCAGGATGAGTTTTCAGGTAACGAAGAAGGAGAGGGTGACGACGAGTTTGAACCAGATGGAAGTGAGAACGAGTATGATAATATTGACATTTCCGAGTATGTAAGCGAAGGTGATGATGATATAGCAGACTATAAACTGCGCGATGATAACTACCCCGATCAGGATGAGAACAAAACCATCCCGGTGCGGGTAGAGACGTCTTTCCACGAGCACCTGCTTGAACAATTGGGCATGCTGGAGCTGGATGAGAGGAAAAACGCCATTGCTGAGCAGATCATTGGTAGTATTGACGACGACGGATACCTGCGCAGGGAAGTGAGTGCCATTGTGGACGACCTTTCCTTTTCACAGAACGTAAGTACAGATGAGGAAGAGATCAGGGATCTGATCAAAAAGATACAGGATTTCGATCCGCCTGGTATCTGTGCCACCGATTTGAAAGAGTGCCTATTGCTGCAGTTGAAACGCAAGCCACAGGATGATGAGGGAGTGGCAGGCGCCTACATGATCCTGGAAAACTACTTTGACGAGTTTACCAAGAAACATTACGAGAAGATCCAGAAGGGGCTGAATATGAGTGATGAAGGTCTGAAGGAAGCCATTGGCCAGATCATCCGTCTTACACCAAAGCCGGGTGGTAACTATGCTACGCTGAACAAGGCGGAAAGCTATGTGGTACCAGACTTCTTTATCCTGAACAACAATGGTAAACTGGAGCTGACGCTGAACTCAAAGAATGCACCTGATCTGCGTATTTCAGAAGGCTACCGCGACATGCTGAAAGAGTATGACCGTGGTGATAAAAAAGACAAGCGTCAGAAAGAGGCTGTACTTTTTATCAAGCAGAAGATTGATGCCGCCAAGTGGTTCATAGACGCTATTAAGCAAAGGCAGCATACGCTGTTGTCTACCATGGAATCCATCATGGGATACCAGAGAGAGTTTTTCCTGACAGGAGATGAAACTACCATGCGCCCGATGATCCTGAAAGATATTGCGGACATCACCCAGCTGGATATTTCTACTGTGAGTCGTGTGGCCAACAGTAAGTATGTGCAGACGGAGTTTGGTACCTTCAAACTGAAATTTTTCTTTAGCGAATCATTATCGACAGATAGTGGGGAAGAGGTATCTACCCGTGAGGTAAAGAAGATACTGTCTGACCTTATAGAGGGAGAGAACAAGCGGAAACCGCTGAGCGACGAAAACCTGACGAAGATGCTGCAGGACAAGGGATATAATATTGCCCGCCGTACGGTAGCAAAGTACCGTGAGCAGCTGAATATTCCGGTAGCAAGGCTGAGGAAGGAATTATAA